Proteins from a genomic interval of Leeia speluncae:
- a CDS encoding dicarboxylate/amino acid:cation symporter yields MKKPFYKVLYLQVLFAIVCGILLGHFYPEIGAKLKPLGDAFIRLVKMVIAPVIFVTVVHGIAGMGDMKKVGRIGGKAILYFEIVSTLALVIGLLVSHLITPGAGFNADLAHLDTKAVAEYAEKAQHMSTIDFLINIIPKTMVGAFSEGEILQVLLLAILTGTVLSHMGSKGKVLLDFNEQLSSLLFGIVNLVMKVAPIGAFGAMAFTIGKYGVHSLIPMAKLMGAFYLTCILFILMVLGSIAKACGFSVVRLIVYIKEELLIVLGTSSSESALPGLMNKLEKLGCGKSVVGLVVPTGYSFNLDGTNIYMTMAALFIAQATNTELTLTQQLVILGVAMLTSKGASGVTGAGFITLASTLAVVPAIPVAGMALILGIDRFMSEARALTNLIGNAVATVVVSRWENELDTDTMKRELSK; encoded by the coding sequence ATGAAAAAGCCTTTCTATAAGGTCTTGTATCTACAAGTCCTGTTCGCCATCGTCTGTGGTATTTTGCTCGGACACTTCTATCCTGAAATCGGTGCCAAATTAAAACCATTGGGCGATGCCTTTATTCGCCTAGTGAAAATGGTGATTGCACCCGTGATCTTTGTGACCGTGGTGCATGGCATTGCCGGCATGGGCGACATGAAAAAAGTCGGCCGTATTGGTGGTAAAGCGATTCTGTACTTCGAAATCGTTTCTACTCTAGCGTTGGTAATCGGTTTACTGGTTTCTCATCTGATCACCCCAGGTGCAGGCTTTAATGCAGATCTGGCTCACCTAGATACCAAAGCAGTAGCCGAATACGCAGAAAAAGCGCAACACATGAGCACCATCGATTTTCTGATAAATATCATCCCGAAAACGATGGTAGGTGCGTTCTCTGAAGGCGAAATTCTACAAGTACTGTTACTCGCGATCCTGACAGGTACAGTGTTGTCTCACATGGGTAGCAAAGGAAAAGTGCTATTAGACTTTAACGAGCAACTCTCTAGCCTACTGTTTGGCATTGTGAACCTAGTGATGAAAGTCGCGCCAATTGGTGCATTCGGCGCCATGGCATTTACGATTGGTAAATACGGTGTTCACTCGCTGATCCCAATGGCAAAACTGATGGGCGCATTCTATCTAACATGTATTCTGTTTATCTTGATGGTACTCGGTAGCATCGCCAAAGCATGTGGCTTCTCTGTGGTTCGCCTCATTGTCTACATCAAAGAAGAATTGCTCATTGTATTAGGGACTAGCTCATCAGAAAGTGCCCTGCCAGGGTTGATGAACAAACTAGAAAAACTAGGTTGTGGTAAGTCTGTGGTAGGGTTGGTTGTCCCTACTGGTTATTCATTTAACCTAGATGGCACCAACATCTATATGACCATGGCGGCCCTCTTTATCGCCCAAGCCACCAATACCGAACTTACCTTAACGCAGCAATTAGTGATTCTTGGTGTAGCGATGCTGACATCTAAAGGCGCTAGCGGTGTGACGGGTGCCGGCTTTATTACCTTAGCCTCCACCTTAGCTGTCGTTCCGGCGATCCCAGTGGCTGGCATGGCGCTCATTTTAGGTATCGACCGCTTTATGAGTGAAGCACGTGCGCTAACCAACCTAATTGGCAACGCCGTCGCCACCGTCGTGGTTTCTCGTTGGGAAAACGAACTAGACACCGACACCATGAAGCGAGAACTCAGCAAATAA
- a CDS encoding sigma-54-dependent transcriptional regulator has product MPTASNDSALIYLIEDDAMLATACQQALMLAGIRTQHFTDAEAAFAACESAPLPQAVITDLRLPGKDGMWLLQSLQNAYPDLPIILITGHGDVTTAVEAMRSGAFDFIEKPFHSALLVAQAQKAIAQQALLSAHRQLQARVAEQTSPITGDSPAIAQVRTLISQLATAPIDILIWGETGTGKELVAQELHRQSGRKGAFVSINCAAIPDSIFESEMFGNEAGAFTGAQKRRIGKLEHAHQGTLFLDEIESMPLAQQAKLLRVLQMHELERLGSNLAVQIDLRVVAATKTDLKLAADQGQFRADLYYRLNVATIRLPALRDRKNDISLLATQFVKEAANRFGKPAPAISGQQYETWEAHDWPGNVRELKHAAERFCLGLASAPMQTQQADYAASQSLPEQVAQFEKSRIIDSLKAANGQVTEAAQALQIPRKTFYDKLAKYQIDPDTFR; this is encoded by the coding sequence ATGCCGACAGCCAGCAACGATTCTGCCCTCATTTATTTAATTGAAGACGATGCCATGCTGGCCACCGCCTGCCAGCAAGCCTTGATGCTAGCAGGGATTCGTACCCAACATTTTACCGATGCAGAAGCCGCATTCGCCGCATGCGAATCCGCCCCACTTCCACAAGCGGTGATTACAGATTTGCGCCTGCCAGGTAAAGATGGCATGTGGCTACTTCAGTCCCTGCAAAACGCTTACCCTGATCTACCCATCATCCTGATTACCGGCCATGGCGATGTCACCACCGCGGTAGAGGCCATGCGAAGCGGCGCATTCGACTTTATCGAAAAGCCCTTTCATTCTGCCTTACTGGTTGCCCAAGCCCAAAAAGCGATTGCCCAACAAGCATTACTGTCTGCGCATCGCCAATTACAAGCCAGAGTGGCAGAGCAAACCTCTCCCATTACGGGGGATTCTCCAGCCATTGCCCAAGTAAGAACGCTAATTAGCCAATTGGCCACCGCCCCGATTGATATTCTGATTTGGGGTGAAACCGGCACGGGGAAAGAATTAGTCGCACAAGAATTACACCGTCAAAGTGGTCGCAAAGGCGCATTTGTCTCGATTAACTGTGCGGCCATTCCCGATAGCATTTTTGAAAGTGAAATGTTTGGAAATGAAGCGGGCGCCTTTACCGGTGCGCAAAAACGCCGGATTGGTAAATTAGAACACGCACATCAAGGCACGCTATTTTTAGATGAAATCGAAAGCATGCCGCTGGCACAGCAAGCCAAACTGCTGCGCGTCTTGCAAATGCACGAGCTAGAACGGTTAGGCAGCAACCTAGCCGTGCAAATTGATTTACGCGTTGTTGCCGCCACCAAGACTGATCTCAAACTAGCGGCAGACCAAGGGCAATTCCGGGCGGATTTGTATTATCGGCTCAATGTCGCCACGATTCGCCTACCCGCCTTACGCGATCGTAAGAACGACATTTCTTTGCTCGCTACACAGTTTGTCAAAGAAGCAGCTAACCGTTTTGGTAAACCAGCACCTGCCATTAGTGGCCAGCAATATGAAACGTGGGAAGCACACGATTGGCCTGGCAATGTCAGAGAACTCAAACACGCGGCCGAGCGTTTTTGTTTAGGCTTGGCTAGTGCGCCGATGCAAACCCAGCAAGCAGATTATGCCGCATCGCAAAGCCTGCCCGAGCAAGTCGCACAATTCGAGAAAAGCCGAATTATCGATAGCCTGAAAGCAGCAAATGGGCAAGTAACGGAAGCGGCACAAGCCCTCCAAATCCCCCGGAAAACGTTTTACGACAAACTCGCAAAATATCAAATCGACCCAGACACCTTCAGATAA
- a CDS encoding sensor histidine kinase: MPSSPSASAFPLTLVRVRLLLLLVAVGVVSAFAYLLISQQKADDARHYASLQLRFYRQSLSTLLSRLDQFPQLLARDPSLKLALQTPTQSGLIQSANQSLKGFRQITGLSDAYLLDTRGMTIAASNAGEAASFVGRRFDYRPYYQEALAGKLSRFYGMGTTSHIPGYYLAYPVKDNGQIIGVAVVKTILDSFETQLRESGQSLFVVDRNGVICLTSIDSWSYAALHPLTQSQQAEANRAKQYPSDHLPAWANRTLVETDWQSGSLALQPKGLKEGNYQLLAEPVGVLGWKMLWVSNLKTASDAAIQQAALLGLGLFLIGFAIIYRLERLQTMRYRKNEAARLNEAIATQTHQLASTNQELQEKVADLETTRKQWQDAQEKSVQMAKMALLGQLSSGLAHEINQPLAALMALADNANTFLARNQPDMAQQNLELISITAERMSDLTKQLKLFARQAPLTAQPVLVGESLRHAVNILNPRLQQASITLTWPALLDEEWVMAEVTPLSQVWVNLMVNALDAMQAEATPMIEITASKVANTLQITLRDTGSGLDSRVQARLFEPFFTTKPSGEGLGLGLVITQAIIAGFNGQFALYNHPEKGTIAMVVLPLASPSATEI, translated from the coding sequence ATGCCTTCTTCCCCATCTGCTAGCGCATTTCCCCTTACCTTGGTGAGGGTGCGTTTATTGTTGCTACTTGTCGCAGTTGGGGTGGTATCTGCCTTTGCGTACTTACTGATCTCTCAACAAAAAGCAGATGACGCGCGGCACTATGCGAGTTTGCAATTACGCTTTTATCGGCAAAGTCTTAGCACCCTACTCTCTCGTTTAGATCAGTTTCCCCAATTATTGGCGCGTGATCCTAGTTTAAAACTAGCCCTGCAGACACCAACCCAAAGCGGCCTCATTCAATCGGCCAACCAATCGTTAAAAGGGTTTCGCCAGATTACCGGTTTATCCGATGCGTATTTACTCGATACCCGAGGGATGACCATTGCCGCGAGTAATGCAGGCGAAGCGGCTAGCTTTGTAGGCCGCCGGTTTGATTATCGTCCGTATTATCAAGAAGCATTGGCTGGCAAGTTATCGCGTTTTTATGGCATGGGCACCACTAGCCATATTCCGGGTTATTACTTGGCCTACCCAGTTAAAGACAATGGCCAAATTATTGGCGTGGCGGTGGTAAAAACCATCTTAGATAGCTTTGAGACGCAACTGCGAGAATCCGGGCAATCGTTATTTGTGGTCGATCGGAATGGGGTGATTTGCTTAACCTCGATCGATAGTTGGTCTTATGCGGCGCTGCATCCGCTGACCCAATCACAGCAGGCAGAGGCGAACCGCGCCAAACAATACCCAAGCGACCATCTACCCGCTTGGGCCAACCGCACCTTGGTGGAAACAGATTGGCAATCTGGCTCATTAGCGTTACAGCCCAAAGGGTTAAAAGAGGGCAACTATCAGCTGTTAGCCGAGCCTGTCGGCGTACTGGGCTGGAAAATGCTGTGGGTGAGTAATCTAAAAACCGCGTCAGATGCCGCAATCCAGCAAGCGGCACTCCTTGGGCTGGGGCTATTTTTAATTGGCTTTGCCATTATTTACCGGCTAGAACGTTTGCAGACCATGCGCTACCGTAAAAATGAAGCGGCACGATTAAACGAAGCCATTGCCACCCAAACTCATCAATTAGCAAGCACCAACCAAGAGTTACAAGAAAAAGTGGCCGATTTAGAAACCACTCGCAAACAGTGGCAAGATGCCCAAGAAAAATCGGTTCAGATGGCGAAGATGGCGCTCTTAGGCCAATTATCTAGCGGGCTGGCTCATGAAATTAATCAGCCATTGGCCGCGTTAATGGCTTTGGCAGACAATGCCAATACCTTTCTTGCGAGAAATCAGCCCGATATGGCGCAACAAAACCTAGAACTGATTTCAATTACCGCAGAAAGAATGAGCGATCTCACCAAGCAACTAAAGCTATTTGCAAGACAAGCCCCGCTTACCGCCCAACCCGTGTTGGTTGGCGAGAGCCTACGCCACGCGGTGAATATTCTGAATCCTCGCCTGCAGCAAGCATCCATTACTCTGACGTGGCCTGCCTTATTAGATGAAGAATGGGTAATGGCCGAAGTCACACCGCTATCGCAGGTATGGGTAAACCTGATGGTTAATGCGCTAGACGCCATGCAAGCAGAAGCCACACCAATGATCGAGATCACGGCCAGCAAAGTAGCAAACACACTACAAATCACGTTAAGAGATACGGGAAGTGGGCTAGATAGTCGCGTACAAGCCCGTTTATTCGAACCCTTCTTTACCACCAAGCCAAGTGGCGAAGGCTTAGGGCTAGGACTAGTGATTACGCAAGCGATTATTGCGGGTTTCAATGGCCAGTTTGCGCTATATAATCACCCAGAAAAAGGCACCATCGCGATGGTGGTCTTGCCTTTAGCCTCCCCCAGCGCAACAGAGATTTAA
- a CDS encoding methyl-accepting chemotaxis protein: MSMKNWSLRSKVLIAASVAIAAGFAGTLTLIGSSVYESARESGLQRAKDQADAYTHQVEGVLQSGFLVAKDLVSTAQGLQANQMADRKTMDHIIIQKLNNFTDGVGMWMLWEPNAFDAKDDEFRLDWPIHDPTGRYMPYMTKGGADGKAKQDTMNDPAHQKAFESFRDHPQDFVPAYETEAGWGDFYIVPKKRNKDTITDPYPYDVQGKQVIESSFAVPIHDKDGKFQGVGAVDMSLDTLQSLVGSYHPMGTGFVSLISQGGIIAVSNNPKERGQQVKKASLPAGTLEAIAAGKGLDVEMDNQLQVWRAVKVGDSGQNWALGVHIPMDTILENARKTRNAAILVGSLAGIGIIVMLAILLSRLTQPLSVLAKAMEGLTDGHGDLTRRLEISSNDEIGRTAKAFNRLMDSLRQMFIDVREQSHAVGEAAVRLHHSAQQVKHGSAQQAEAATSTAASVEEVTVSIQYIADTTRDFENSAAETGKATSAGEQLVREVAAEIGQINQSINIMADTMSKLGVQSQQVDTIVQVIKDIAEQTNLLALNAAIEAARAGEMGRGFAVVADEVRKLAARTSQATIEIGTIVSGIRGEIQNASTSMQSTREQVDQGVALSDKAAAAISTVHGETSKLIHGVSDIANATKEQAAASTDIAQNIEQISSMVQQNSNAVDEVADSVAQLEALSSSLQSIISRFKL, encoded by the coding sequence ATGAGTATGAAAAATTGGAGTCTACGAAGCAAAGTATTAATTGCGGCAAGTGTGGCCATTGCGGCGGGCTTTGCCGGCACGTTAACCCTAATTGGCTCTTCCGTGTATGAGTCGGCCCGAGAATCTGGCCTGCAGCGCGCAAAAGATCAGGCAGATGCATATACCCACCAAGTAGAAGGGGTGTTACAGAGCGGCTTTTTAGTAGCAAAAGATTTAGTCAGTACGGCGCAAGGCTTGCAAGCTAACCAAATGGCCGACCGTAAAACCATGGATCACATCATTATCCAAAAACTAAATAATTTTACCGATGGCGTGGGGATGTGGATGCTATGGGAGCCAAATGCATTTGATGCCAAAGACGATGAGTTTCGTCTAGATTGGCCAATTCACGACCCGACCGGCCGTTACATGCCTTACATGACCAAAGGCGGGGCAGATGGTAAAGCCAAGCAAGATACAATGAATGATCCTGCCCACCAAAAGGCATTTGAATCCTTCCGTGATCACCCGCAAGATTTTGTACCGGCTTACGAGACAGAAGCCGGTTGGGGGGATTTTTACATCGTCCCGAAAAAACGCAATAAAGACACGATTACTGATCCCTATCCTTACGATGTACAAGGCAAACAGGTCATCGAATCTTCTTTCGCGGTGCCGATTCATGACAAAGATGGCAAGTTCCAAGGGGTGGGGGCGGTGGATATGTCTCTAGACACCTTGCAGTCGCTCGTTGGTAGTTATCATCCAATGGGGACTGGCTTTGTTAGCCTGATTTCTCAGGGTGGGATTATTGCGGTATCCAATAATCCGAAAGAACGCGGTCAGCAGGTGAAGAAAGCATCGTTGCCAGCGGGGACGCTAGAGGCCATTGCCGCTGGCAAGGGGTTAGATGTAGAAATGGATAATCAGCTACAAGTGTGGCGCGCAGTGAAGGTGGGGGATAGCGGGCAAAATTGGGCATTAGGGGTGCATATCCCGATGGATACCATTTTAGAAAATGCGCGCAAAACCCGTAATGCGGCAATCTTAGTTGGTAGTTTGGCGGGTATTGGCATTATTGTGATGTTGGCAATTTTACTTAGCCGATTAACCCAGCCACTTTCGGTGCTAGCCAAAGCCATGGAAGGCCTCACCGATGGACACGGGGACCTGACTCGCCGTTTAGAGATTAGCTCGAATGATGAAATTGGCCGTACCGCCAAGGCGTTTAACCGCTTAATGGATAGCCTGCGTCAGATGTTTATCGATGTGCGGGAGCAAAGTCATGCAGTGGGAGAGGCGGCGGTGCGCTTGCATCATTCTGCCCAACAAGTAAAACACGGTTCTGCCCAACAGGCAGAGGCGGCAACGTCAACGGCTGCCAGTGTCGAAGAAGTAACGGTCAGTATTCAGTACATTGCAGACACAACAAGAGACTTTGAAAACAGCGCAGCCGAAACCGGTAAAGCTACCTCTGCTGGCGAGCAACTGGTGCGTGAAGTAGCGGCGGAAATCGGGCAGATTAATCAAAGCATTAATATCATGGCCGATACCATGTCGAAACTTGGGGTGCAGTCTCAGCAAGTAGATACCATTGTGCAGGTGATTAAAGACATTGCCGAACAAACTAACTTGCTGGCCTTAAACGCTGCGATTGAGGCTGCCCGCGCAGGGGAGATGGGTAGAGGCTTCGCGGTTGTGGCAGACGAAGTACGCAAACTAGCCGCCAGAACCTCTCAGGCGACTATTGAGATTGGCACCATTGTGTCTGGCATTAGAGGCGAAATTCAGAATGCCAGCACCAGCATGCAAAGTACGCGTGAACAGGTAGACCAAGGGGTGGCGTTATCTGATAAAGCAGCAGCGGCCATTAGTACCGTCCATGGTGAAACCAGCAAACTCATTCATGGCGTATCGGATATTGCCAATGCGACCAAAGAACAGGCCGCCGCAAGTACTGATATTGCTCAGAATATCGAGCAAATTAGCAGCATGGTGCAGCAAAATAGTAATGCAGTTGATGAAGTGGCAGATTCCGTCGCACAACTCGAAGCACTATCTAGTTCACTACAATCTATTATCAGCCGCTTTAAGCTATAA
- a CDS encoding TlpA disulfide reductase family protein, whose protein sequence is MKSLKRLVLASAALILMAGCSNQPTAPDVNYTTLTNQTQSFKNLQGKVVLVDFWATSCTGCVEEMAEMTKTYQQFNPRGYEMVAVAMSYDPPEYVRNFVATRKLPFSVTMDSDGSLQKAFGEKFTEIVAVPTTFLIGKDGKLIKTYVGSPNFTELRQEIEKALQS, encoded by the coding sequence ATGAAATCTTTAAAGCGCCTAGTGCTTGCCTCTGCCGCCCTTATCTTAATGGCAGGCTGTAGTAACCAACCTACTGCGCCAGATGTGAACTACACCACGCTCACCAACCAAACCCAATCCTTCAAAAACTTGCAAGGCAAAGTAGTATTGGTAGATTTTTGGGCAACTAGCTGTACCGGTTGTGTAGAAGAAATGGCCGAAATGACGAAAACCTACCAACAATTTAATCCGCGTGGTTACGAGATGGTGGCCGTCGCGATGAGTTACGACCCGCCAGAATACGTGCGAAATTTTGTGGCAACCCGCAAATTACCTTTTAGTGTCACGATGGATAGTGACGGCAGCCTGCAAAAAGCGTTTGGCGAGAAATTTACCGAGATTGTGGCTGTACCAACTACCTTTTTAATCGGAAAAGATGGCAAACTGATCAAGACGTATGTGGGATCGCCTAACTTTACCGAGCTAAGACAAGAAATCGAAAAAGCACTGCAAAGCTAA
- a CDS encoding GNAT family N-acetyltransferase: MPIEKEHWQCLTIAQLSSQQLLDIMVLRSQIFVVEQNCVYQDPDQYDAHPETRHLFATVDGKVAAYLRVLAPGTTYPSASLGRVVVGADYRGDGLAKRLLARGLEELYALWPTVDVEIGAQTYLQKFYASFGFEQEGDGYLEDGIPHLHMRRKLAY; this comes from the coding sequence ATGCCAATAGAAAAAGAACACTGGCAATGCCTGACAATTGCCCAGCTTAGCAGCCAACAGCTACTAGACATCATGGTCTTACGTAGCCAAATTTTTGTGGTGGAACAAAATTGTGTGTACCAAGACCCAGATCAATACGATGCCCACCCAGAAACCAGACACCTGTTTGCAACAGTAGATGGCAAAGTCGCCGCCTACCTGCGCGTACTTGCCCCTGGTACCACCTACCCATCGGCTAGCCTTGGCCGCGTGGTGGTGGGCGCAGACTACAGAGGAGATGGCCTAGCCAAGCGGCTACTTGCCAGAGGATTGGAAGAACTCTACGCCCTATGGCCAACCGTAGATGTAGAAATTGGCGCACAAACCTACCTGCAAAAATTCTATGCCTCTTTTGGCTTTGAACAAGAAGGAGACGGCTATCTAGAAGACGGCATCCCCCACCTGCATATGAGAAGAAAATTAGCTTATTAA
- a CDS encoding MvaI/BcnI family restriction endonuclease has product MSDLKKSASSLRKEATKLKKRTGISQHEALDVIAKKYQQPNWKAVLKAEAESLAKTRPAKKQSRNFMDDDDVAATDSDHQLERNEDLPSDLKFNIAKNQAYFVSKGLEFSMFEPTITGLNKSILDATIPVRTHFDAADFHCFSQQKQGPEHKVVKRAFFVTPESTTETTVRLYRPITKHGDPRMWFPKLGGFANATEQIAIVILNDSLYLFNFSRINFAQISNDDHIGSFINEYQRSQSSIAEELLAKLRDLSKSPIPSTVDADTAIGRAIETALGIEINSSKQPDYKGIEIKSGRAKRKNRSNLFAQVADWTISPLSSSEAILDKYGYQRGEDFKLYCTTSALKPNSQGLQFFYNVHNDLLIEKHKDGEAVAIWPGKLLRDRLLEKHAETFWISAKSVFINSVEHFQLTSVIHTKKPIQTQLLPLIESGVITMDHLIKRKVTSAGKTQVSEKGPLFKINKRDLNLLFPAPITYKLID; this is encoded by the coding sequence ATGAGTGACCTCAAGAAAAGTGCTAGTAGCCTACGCAAAGAAGCCACAAAACTCAAAAAACGCACAGGGATTTCACAACACGAAGCCCTTGACGTTATCGCAAAAAAATATCAACAACCAAACTGGAAAGCTGTTTTAAAAGCAGAAGCAGAATCACTTGCTAAGACGCGGCCTGCAAAAAAACAATCTCGAAACTTCATGGATGACGATGATGTTGCTGCTACAGACAGCGATCATCAGCTAGAACGAAATGAAGACTTACCATCCGATTTAAAATTTAATATCGCAAAAAATCAAGCTTATTTTGTATCAAAAGGGCTTGAGTTCTCAATGTTTGAACCAACGATTACCGGTCTAAACAAATCTATACTTGATGCAACGATCCCTGTAAGAACCCATTTTGATGCAGCAGACTTTCATTGTTTTTCCCAACAAAAACAAGGGCCGGAGCACAAAGTAGTTAAACGAGCTTTCTTTGTTACACCTGAATCTACTACAGAAACTACAGTCCGTTTATATCGCCCCATTACCAAGCATGGTGACCCTCGTATGTGGTTCCCTAAGCTAGGTGGATTTGCGAATGCAACAGAGCAAATAGCAATTGTTATTCTTAATGATTCTTTATATCTGTTTAATTTTAGCCGTATCAATTTTGCTCAAATATCAAATGATGATCATATTGGCAGTTTCATCAATGAATACCAGAGATCTCAAAGTAGTATTGCAGAAGAATTATTAGCCAAGCTAAGAGATCTTTCAAAATCACCTATTCCATCAACAGTCGATGCCGATACTGCAATTGGCCGTGCGATCGAGACGGCACTAGGAATTGAGATTAATAGCAGTAAACAACCAGACTATAAAGGCATTGAAATAAAGTCAGGCAGAGCAAAAAGAAAAAATCGCTCGAATTTATTTGCCCAAGTTGCAGATTGGACTATCAGCCCCCTATCCAGCAGCGAAGCTATTTTAGATAAATATGGTTATCAACGTGGTGAAGATTTCAAGCTGTATTGCACAACCAGTGCACTTAAGCCAAATAGTCAAGGACTTCAATTTTTTTATAATGTTCACAATGATCTGCTAATCGAAAAACACAAAGATGGCGAAGCAGTAGCTATATGGCCCGGCAAGCTTTTGCGCGACCGACTTCTCGAAAAGCATGCTGAGACATTTTGGATTAGTGCAAAAAGTGTTTTCATAAATAGTGTTGAACACTTTCAGCTGACCTCAGTCATTCACACAAAAAAACCAATTCAAACGCAGCTTTTACCTCTAATTGAGTCTGGTGTAATCACAATGGATCACTTAATTAAAAGAAAGGTTACTTCAGCAGGTAAAACACAAGTCTCTGAAAAAGGTCCATTATTCAAAATCAATAAACGCGACTTAAACCTATTATTTCCTGCACCAATTACATACAAGCTAATTGATTAA
- a CDS encoding DNA cytosine methyltransferase: MNFIELFAGCGGLSLGLKSEGGNLLLANELSPMAAETYAFNFFNENLQEPLLAQEQQITNTRWLSSRYGFDNFEARLRENPNNYPSIGDGISEVTNVNPEDLRGSLIVGSIVELNNWLETRPQVVELLRTGFGENGLDVVSGGPPCQSFSMAGLRRQNCEKNTLPWEFAKFANMVRPRLVLLENVSGILRPFKDDLGNRYYAWYELAKAFAGIGYIPLCLHTNAKLAGVPQNRPRFIMIGVRDDVFQELNPTFNDAENQLFSDPFKFFELIQAGQDVDVGDELMRYRDVTKAEDLELFHNSFLIPLVARNYPFVSVENAIDDLRNRPVERGEFSLSLDQEFRDVPLPTLGEIQNHELRRNSDLVRRRFRIYQVLSQVDGIAKKEVQEILKGTSNHLTERSWRLLADFDYLNEAGNFVRFDNIHEFVLFLKQHPTKKQTQKALLIDQPAPAALSIPDDACHYHHDELRTLTVREMARIQSFPDAFEFRSKVTTGGDQRQYEVPQYTQVGNAVPPLLAKALGQVLNNLLRRL; encoded by the coding sequence GTGAACTTCATTGAGCTTTTTGCTGGCTGTGGTGGCTTATCACTTGGATTGAAGTCAGAAGGTGGAAATTTGCTTTTGGCAAATGAACTTTCACCAATGGCGGCAGAGACTTATGCCTTTAACTTTTTTAATGAAAACTTACAGGAACCGTTGTTAGCTCAGGAACAGCAAATCACCAATACACGTTGGTTAAGTAGCAGATATGGATTCGATAACTTTGAGGCCAGATTACGAGAAAATCCAAATAATTATCCATCAATTGGAGATGGTATTTCAGAAGTAACCAATGTAAATCCAGAAGACTTAAGAGGTAGTTTAATCGTTGGTAGCATAGTTGAGCTGAACAATTGGTTAGAAACAAGACCGCAAGTAGTGGAGTTATTAAGAACAGGATTTGGTGAAAATGGTCTTGATGTAGTTTCAGGTGGGCCACCATGTCAGAGTTTTAGTATGGCAGGCCTTCGTCGTCAAAATTGTGAGAAGAATACATTACCATGGGAGTTTGCTAAGTTTGCCAACATGGTTAGGCCCAGACTCGTTTTACTTGAAAATGTTTCAGGAATTTTACGTCCATTTAAAGATGATCTAGGAAATCGTTACTATGCGTGGTACGAATTGGCGAAAGCATTTGCTGGTATTGGTTATATACCACTTTGTCTGCATACCAATGCAAAACTTGCTGGTGTCCCTCAAAATCGCCCACGCTTTATTATGATTGGTGTTCGCGATGACGTATTTCAAGAATTAAACCCAACTTTCAACGATGCTGAGAATCAGTTGTTTTCAGACCCTTTCAAGTTCTTCGAACTTATTCAGGCTGGACAGGATGTAGATGTCGGTGACGAACTGATGCGCTATAGAGATGTTACAAAAGCGGAGGATTTGGAACTGTTCCATAATTCATTTTTAATACCGCTAGTTGCACGTAATTATCCTTTTGTATCTGTGGAAAATGCTATTGACGATCTTCGTAATAGACCCGTGGAGAGAGGGGAATTTTCCTTGAGTCTAGATCAAGAATTTAGAGATGTACCGCTCCCTACCCTAGGTGAGATACAAAATCATGAGCTACGAAGAAATAGTGATTTGGTTCGGCGCAGGTTCAGAATCTATCAGGTCTTGTCGCAAGTTGATGGTATTGCAAAGAAAGAGGTGCAGGAAATCTTGAAAGGAACATCAAATCATCTTACTGAACGAAGTTGGCGTCTATTAGCAGATTTTGATTATTTAAATGAAGCAGGTAATTTTGTTCGCTTTGATAACATACATGAGTTTGTTTTATTTCTGAAACAGCATCCTACGAAAAAGCAAACCCAAAAAGCTCTCCTTATAGATCAACCTGCACCTGCTGCACTATCAATTCCAGATGATGCTTGCCACTATCATCACGACGAACTACGTACCCTCACGGTACGTGAAATGGCTAGGATACAATCTTTCCCGGACGCATTTGAGTTTAGATCAAAAGTCACAACAGGTGGTGATCAGCGTCAATATGAAGTACCACAATACACGCAGGTTGGGAATGCGGTACCTCCGTTGCTTGCAAAGGCATTGGGGCAGGTTCTTAACAATTTGCTTCGGAGACTCTGA